A window from Actinomycetospora corticicola encodes these proteins:
- a CDS encoding TetR family transcriptional regulator: MVPPSAPSTDGGVSSGRGAKSARTRRRVVDAAAHVLVRRGYAGTRLSDVAAVAQVQAPAIYYYFSSRDELIEEAVAVGLAQARALVEEALAAADGSPLERLRVAVAAHLSTLLTHSDHAAAAIRTVPQLPESMRARHRQAERDYIEIWRGLVADARAAGEIDPDLDPGVALMVVLGALNWTAEWWDPERGSLEGIIDTAQRLVVDGLAADHE, from the coding sequence GTGGTCCCGCCGTCCGCCCCGTCGACCGACGGCGGCGTGTCCTCCGGCCGGGGCGCCAAGTCCGCCCGGACCCGTCGTCGGGTGGTCGACGCCGCGGCGCACGTGCTCGTGCGCCGCGGGTACGCCGGCACGCGGCTCTCGGACGTCGCCGCCGTGGCGCAGGTCCAGGCGCCGGCGATCTACTACTACTTCTCCTCGCGCGACGAGCTCATCGAGGAGGCCGTCGCGGTGGGGCTCGCGCAGGCCCGCGCCCTCGTCGAGGAGGCGCTGGCCGCGGCGGACGGTTCCCCCCTGGAACGGCTCCGCGTCGCCGTCGCGGCGCACCTCAGCACCCTGCTGACGCACTCCGACCACGCGGCCGCCGCGATCCGCACCGTCCCCCAGCTCCCGGAGAGCATGCGGGCGCGCCACCGCCAGGCCGAGCGGGACTACATCGAGATCTGGCGGGGCCTGGTCGCGGACGCCCGGGCCGCGGGCGAGATCGACCCCGACCTCGACCCGGGCGTCGCGCTCATGGTGGTGCTCGGCGCCCTGAACTGGACGGCCGAGTGGTGGGACCCGGAACGGGGATCCCTCGAGGGCATCATCGACACCGCCCAGCGCCTCGTGGTCGACGGGCTCGCCGCCGACCACGAGTGA